In the genome of Microbacterium endophyticum, one region contains:
- a CDS encoding SDR family NAD(P)-dependent oxidoreductase, with protein sequence MNSAQAVTAVTGGSRGIGAAIVRRLAADGHDVVIGHRDDATAAGAVRGAGRLIDLDPAELKHDLEVNLLGAVLTSRATVEHLAESAGSLGLIGSAAATIDASYSPTMRR encoded by the coding sequence ATGAACAGCGCACAAGCGGTGACAGCGGTCACCGGTGGGTCACGGGGCATCGGAGCAGCAATCGTTCGCCGTCTCGCAGCGGACGGTCACGACGTCGTCATTGGGCACCGAGACGACGCGACCGCCGCAGGAGCAGTGCGCGGTGCGGGGCGCCTCATTGATCTCGACCCAGCCGAACTCAAGCACGACCTCGAGGTCAACCTCCTCGGAGCCGTTCTGACGAGCCGCGCTACGGTCGAACACCTCGCCGAATCGGCGGGATCGCTCGGGCTCATCGGATCGGCGGCTGCAACGATCGACGCTAGCTACTCACCCACGATGCGTCGCTGA
- the catA gene encoding type A chloramphenicol O-acetyltransferase, with protein sequence MNDPIPIDVETWPRRQHFEHYRNAVPCTYSITVELDVTTFVAAVRSARRRTYIAQIWAIASVVNRHDEFRMTLTDSGAPAIWSLVHPSFTVFNSDQETFASVWVPYNPDFAAFHEAAARVIAEHAESTELFPQGPSPRNSFDVSSLPWTAFTGFTLNIGGSWDHLAPIFTLGQYVERDGRVLLPFAVQMHHAAADGFHTARLLNELRDLFSDASWVSS encoded by the coding sequence GTGAACGATCCGATCCCGATCGATGTCGAAACGTGGCCGCGGCGTCAGCATTTTGAGCACTACCGGAATGCTGTGCCGTGCACGTATTCCATCACCGTCGAGCTAGACGTAACCACGTTCGTCGCGGCGGTTCGATCCGCGAGGCGCCGAACGTACATCGCGCAGATCTGGGCGATCGCGTCGGTTGTCAATCGCCACGACGAATTTCGGATGACGTTGACCGATTCGGGTGCGCCAGCAATCTGGTCGCTCGTGCATCCCTCGTTCACCGTGTTCAACAGCGATCAGGAAACGTTCGCGAGCGTGTGGGTGCCATACAACCCGGACTTCGCCGCCTTCCACGAGGCCGCGGCTCGTGTCATCGCTGAGCACGCAGAGTCGACGGAGCTTTTTCCACAGGGGCCGTCTCCACGAAACTCGTTCGACGTGTCGAGTCTGCCGTGGACTGCCTTCACCGGTTTCACGCTCAATATTGGCGGCAGCTGGGATCACCTGGCGCCGATATTCACCCTCGGCCAATATGTCGAGAGGGATGGGCGGGTGCTTCTTCCATTTGCTGTGCAGATGCACCATGCGGCCGCCGACGGTTTTCACACAGCGCGCCTCCTCAATGAGCTGCGAGACCTTTTCAGCGACGCATCGTGGGTGAGTAGCTAG
- a CDS encoding pyridoxamine 5'-phosphate oxidase family protein: protein MGKLFDSIDDKLKAWIEAQHMWFVATAPLDADGHVNISPRGLDSFSVLDDHRVGWVDYTGSGVETIAHLRENGRVCLMFASFDTRPRIVRLHGQGSVSLPGEAAFEEVVALHPQHPSTRAVITVDVTRISDACGWGVPLMEMTGERDLLRLQAEKKGTEGLAEYRAEKNTRSIDDLPGLTV from the coding sequence ATGGGCAAACTTTTTGACTCCATCGACGACAAGCTGAAGGCCTGGATCGAAGCGCAACACATGTGGTTCGTCGCGACCGCTCCGCTCGATGCAGACGGCCACGTCAATATTTCACCTCGCGGCCTCGACTCTTTTTCGGTGCTCGACGACCATCGCGTTGGCTGGGTCGACTACACCGGCAGCGGTGTCGAGACCATCGCTCATCTCCGCGAGAACGGGCGAGTGTGTCTGATGTTTGCCTCGTTCGACACCCGGCCGCGCATAGTGCGACTGCATGGCCAAGGATCGGTGTCCCTTCCTGGCGAAGCAGCCTTTGAGGAGGTTGTGGCGCTCCACCCCCAGCACCCGAGCACCAGAGCCGTTATCACCGTGGACGTCACAAGGATCAGTGACGCCTGCGGTTGGGGAGTTCCCCTGATGGAGATGACCGGCGAGCGCGACCTGCTCCGGCTGCAGGCTGAGAAGAAGGGTACTGAGGGTTTGGCGGAGTACCGCGCCGAGAAGAACACGCGCAGCATCGACGACCTTCCAGGACTCACGGTCTGA
- a CDS encoding type III polyketide synthase: MTARILAIGTAVPPTRVAQTSVRDVFAQQPNIDRLTARLVHAAFDAAAIEHRHTVLSELGGAAAAPGEARFLGDDGVLHMPTTGERNDLYIQTAPDLFAEAARDALTRAGVDADAVTHVVTVSCTGFFAPGPDYLLVRDLGFSPAVERYHLGFMGCAAGVPALRLAARITDSQPDAVVLVVCAELCSLHIRASSDPQQIVAASLFADGAGAAIVTANASHRTTTELRLDSFATLLTTEGEADMVWTIGDEGFDMTLTADVPRIVGREVRDAVTQFLADDPQNVSWAVHPGGRSVLDRVEHGLELPPDALATSRAVLRDYGNMSSATILFILQAIMEDNALTDGAPLAALAFGPGLTVESAMLTMHRA; this comes from the coding sequence GTGACCGCCCGCATCCTCGCTATCGGCACCGCGGTGCCGCCCACCCGGGTCGCCCAAACGAGCGTGCGCGATGTGTTCGCCCAGCAGCCGAATATTGACAGGCTCACCGCCAGGCTCGTTCACGCAGCCTTCGACGCGGCGGCGATCGAGCACCGCCACACGGTGTTGTCGGAACTCGGTGGCGCCGCGGCAGCGCCCGGGGAGGCCCGGTTTCTGGGTGACGATGGCGTGCTGCACATGCCCACGACCGGCGAGCGCAACGACCTCTACATTCAGACGGCTCCCGATCTGTTCGCCGAAGCTGCCCGCGACGCACTCACCCGCGCAGGGGTCGACGCCGACGCGGTGACCCATGTCGTGACGGTCTCGTGCACAGGATTCTTCGCACCCGGTCCGGATTATTTACTGGTACGCGACCTTGGCTTCTCACCTGCCGTGGAGCGCTACCACCTCGGGTTTATGGGATGTGCGGCGGGGGTTCCCGCGCTCCGCCTGGCCGCACGAATCACCGACTCTCAACCCGACGCTGTCGTACTCGTCGTGTGCGCCGAGCTGTGCTCGCTGCACATTCGCGCCTCGAGTGATCCGCAGCAGATCGTGGCGGCATCCCTCTTCGCTGACGGCGCCGGGGCTGCCATCGTCACTGCCAATGCATCTCACCGCACCACCACGGAGCTTCGGCTCGACAGCTTTGCCACGCTCCTCACCACCGAAGGCGAAGCCGACATGGTGTGGACGATCGGCGATGAAGGCTTCGACATGACGCTCACCGCGGATGTCCCCCGCATTGTCGGACGTGAAGTGCGGGATGCCGTCACTCAATTTCTTGCTGACGATCCGCAAAACGTTTCGTGGGCGGTTCATCCCGGCGGCCGAAGCGTGCTTGATCGCGTCGAGCACGGACTAGAGCTGCCGCCCGATGCTCTCGCCACATCTCGCGCTGTGCTGCGCGACTACGGCAACATGTCGAGCGCCACGATCCTCTTCATCTTGCAGGCGATCATGGAAGACAACGCCCTCACCGACGGTGCACCGCTCGCGGCCCTCGCTTTTGGTCCGGGCTTAACCGTCGAATCGGCAATGCTCACGATGCACCGCGCATGA
- a CDS encoding methyltransferase domain-containing protein, translating to MTSLSARNEALQELMDNPHCDQKRLRATLRRFGLINPVIAGWGGLYRGKLRPYLTSLRRPARVLDLGCGGGDVTAHLAKLSRRDGLRVEWVGVDPEPTAFEVASTRTRENLRFIHADAAGLLAAGDRFDAVISNHVVHHLGDALPEFFELSQRLSTGPVLHADIARSRRAYMLYTVGVTPFAPGTFLRTDGLRSIRRSFTARELQELLDRRMPTPWRVTTPGAFRVLAEGRGHV from the coding sequence ATGACATCGCTCTCGGCCCGCAATGAGGCGCTGCAAGAACTCATGGACAACCCTCACTGCGATCAAAAACGCTTGCGCGCAACACTCAGACGTTTCGGCCTCATCAACCCCGTGATCGCCGGATGGGGCGGGCTCTACCGCGGAAAGCTTCGGCCGTATCTCACATCACTCAGACGACCCGCGCGCGTGCTCGATCTCGGCTGCGGCGGCGGCGATGTCACAGCACACCTGGCGAAACTCTCGCGCCGTGACGGGCTGCGAGTCGAGTGGGTGGGGGTCGACCCCGAGCCCACAGCGTTCGAGGTCGCCTCGACACGTACGCGCGAGAATCTGCGCTTCATCCATGCTGACGCGGCAGGCCTCCTCGCCGCGGGCGACCGCTTCGACGCTGTCATCTCGAATCACGTCGTCCATCACCTCGGCGACGCCCTCCCCGAGTTCTTCGAGCTTTCGCAACGGCTGAGTACGGGCCCCGTTCTCCACGCCGACATCGCCCGCAGCCGCCGCGCCTACATGCTCTACACCGTCGGCGTCACACCATTTGCACCCGGTACGTTTCTGCGCACGGATGGCCTGCGGTCGATCCGTCGCAGTTTCACCGCCCGTGAATTGCAAGAGCTTCTCGACCGACGGATGCCGACACCCTGGCGTGTGACGACGCCCGGGGCATTCCGGGTACTCGCCGAAGGCCGCGGCCATGTATGA
- a CDS encoding FAD-dependent oxidoreductase, whose amino-acid sequence MYDVIVVGAGPVGMVLAMELARHGVGVQILEQRPEPGTGTRAIGVHPPVLAALEPSGVTDALLSHALRVTRGEARSDNDLLGTVRFDRLTTRFPFVATLPQAATETALRDAAPLPRRGVTVTGVRPDGPRVRVEISDGAGLAETLYARIVVVASGWAGRALVYRADRLAAHSYPDRYLMTDSEASLDADENTAIVNLSRGGVLESFPLPHGLRRYVAWDAAGAATRTENKADANARRLREAMVTRGEARAAAHVTAATTFEVRRFVAPQLRHDRIFAIGDVAHEVSPIGGQGMNLGILDAVGLAPLLAWWVQRGVTPDPQLRAWESRRVNSARIAATLAAANTRLGRGLSRSGDAARSGIVRAMLRRPTGAAFAKAYAMGFDRDAADSRLRGERSA is encoded by the coding sequence ATGTATGACGTGATCGTGGTCGGGGCCGGCCCCGTCGGAATGGTGTTGGCCATGGAGCTTGCCCGGCACGGCGTAGGCGTGCAGATTCTCGAGCAGCGCCCCGAACCCGGAACCGGAACTCGCGCTATCGGTGTGCACCCGCCCGTGCTGGCGGCGCTCGAGCCATCGGGCGTGACCGACGCCCTACTGTCGCACGCGCTGCGCGTCACACGTGGCGAGGCGCGCTCCGACAACGACCTCCTCGGCACCGTACGCTTCGACAGGCTCACCACCCGGTTTCCGTTCGTTGCGACCCTGCCGCAAGCCGCCACCGAGACCGCGCTTCGGGATGCTGCGCCTCTCCCCCGTCGCGGAGTCACTGTGACGGGGGTCAGACCCGATGGCCCTCGCGTGCGTGTAGAGATCAGTGACGGCGCGGGCCTAGCCGAGACGCTCTACGCGCGGATTGTGGTGGTGGCATCCGGGTGGGCCGGCCGCGCCCTCGTCTATCGCGCAGATCGCCTCGCCGCGCACAGCTACCCCGACCGATATCTCATGACGGATTCCGAAGCGTCGCTCGATGCCGATGAAAACACCGCGATCGTCAATCTGTCGCGCGGCGGCGTGCTCGAGTCGTTTCCGCTGCCACACGGCCTTCGCCGCTACGTCGCGTGGGATGCGGCCGGCGCTGCGACCCGCACCGAGAACAAAGCGGATGCCAACGCTCGGCGTCTGCGCGAGGCCATGGTCACGCGCGGCGAGGCGCGAGCCGCCGCACATGTGACGGCGGCGACCACGTTCGAAGTGCGACGCTTCGTTGCCCCGCAGTTGCGCCACGATCGAATATTCGCCATCGGAGACGTAGCCCACGAAGTGAGCCCGATCGGCGGACAGGGAATGAACCTCGGGATTCTCGACGCAGTTGGCCTTGCACCTTTGCTCGCCTGGTGGGTGCAACGCGGAGTCACGCCGGATCCTCAGTTGCGCGCCTGGGAGTCAAGACGCGTGAACTCCGCGCGCATCGCGGCGACGCTCGCCGCGGCGAACACTCGCCTGGGCCGCGGACTCTCGAGGTCCGGCGACGCTGCGCGCAGCGGGATCGTTCGTGCGATGCTTCGCCGCCCCACCGGCGCCGCGTTCGCTAAGGCGTACGCCATGGGCTTCGACCGAGACGCTGCAGACTCTCGGCTACGCGGCGAGCGCTCCGCCTGA
- a CDS encoding UbiA family prenyltransferase, whose product MTALSVALGIAAGVDAWRVVLLGAAVLFGQLSVGISNDAIDASRDRSVGRRDKPIARGDLTVRVAFSAASAALAVALLVSALLGWGMLLAHAIALASAWSYNLRLKSTVFSVVPFLVSFGLFPSLATLSATPSALAAPWAFVAGAALGAAVHLTNVLPDLDDDRRTGVKGLAHRIGGRTAAIAATLALAAGALAVLLGPVGGSLGEVSGLSWVFFAAVIGVSAATLYRALARRPGRVVFRLVMTAALLLATQLVASGGALAA is encoded by the coding sequence GTGACTGCACTTTCAGTGGCGCTCGGCATCGCGGCGGGGGTTGATGCATGGCGCGTCGTGCTCCTGGGCGCTGCCGTGCTCTTCGGCCAACTTTCGGTCGGCATCTCGAATGACGCCATCGACGCGTCGCGCGACCGAAGCGTCGGCAGAAGGGACAAACCGATTGCGCGAGGCGACCTTACGGTGCGCGTCGCTTTCAGTGCTGCGTCCGCGGCGCTCGCCGTTGCACTGTTGGTTTCGGCTCTGCTGGGCTGGGGGATGCTGCTGGCCCATGCGATTGCGCTCGCCTCGGCCTGGTCGTACAACCTCCGGCTCAAATCCACGGTGTTCTCAGTCGTGCCTTTTCTCGTGAGCTTCGGTCTCTTCCCATCGCTCGCAACCCTGTCGGCCACGCCGAGCGCGCTCGCGGCGCCGTGGGCATTCGTTGCGGGCGCCGCTCTCGGTGCTGCCGTGCACCTCACGAACGTGCTGCCCGACCTCGACGATGACCGCCGTACGGGTGTAAAAGGTCTCGCGCACCGCATCGGCGGACGTACGGCGGCGATCGCTGCAACCCTTGCCCTCGCCGCCGGGGCCCTCGCGGTGCTGCTCGGACCCGTGGGCGGATCGCTCGGCGAGGTTAGTGGGCTGTCGTGGGTCTTCTTCGCAGCAGTGATCGGTGTTTCTGCCGCGACGCTTTACCGGGCGCTGGCGCGGCGACCCGGGCGGGTGGTCTTTCGTCTCGTGATGACAGCAGCACTCTTGCTCGCGACTCAGCTCGTTGCGTCAGGCGGAGCGCTCGCCGCGTAG
- a CDS encoding ATP-dependent Clp protease ATP-binding subunit — MNATQQPGQEESKSALEQFGINLTERARMGKLDPVIGRDAEIRRISQVLTRRTKNNPVLIGEPGVGKTAVVEGLAQRIVAGDVAESLKDKELITLDISALVAGAMYRGQFEERLKSVLQEITESDGKVITFIDELHVLMGAGGGEGSVAASNMLKPMLARGELRLIGATTLNEYREFIEKDAALERRFQQVYVGEPTVEDTVAILRGLKERYEAHHKVAIADAALIAAASLSHRYIPSRQLPDKAIDLIDEAASRLRMEIDSAPLEIDELRRHVDRLKLEELALKREKDAASKERLTKLRVDLAAEEERLSALAERWEHERSSLNRVGELKTRLDAARVDAERAQREGNLERASRLLYAEIPALERELAVVESAEGTTDRMVNDQVTDEDIASVIAAWTGIPVGRLLQGETEKLIHLEAELGKRLIGQKAAVKAVADAVRRSRAGISDPNRPTGSFLFLGPTGVGKTELAKALANFLFDDEHAMVRIDMSEYGEKHSVSRLVGAPPGYVGYEQGGQLTEAVRRRPYSVVLLDEVEKAHPEVFDVLLQVMDDGRLTDGQGRTVDFKNVILILTSNIGSPILIDPTLSAEQKEQQVQALVRQAFKPEFVNRLDDIVVFQTLTEDDLAQIVELTVDALQQRLTERRLTLAVTPDARTWLAERGYDPIYGARPLRRLIQSEIQDRLAMAILSGGVRDGDVVRVDIDATGSQLVLTSEGPARAEQKNDEGDESYE, encoded by the coding sequence ATGAACGCCACGCAGCAGCCAGGGCAGGAAGAGTCGAAGAGCGCCCTGGAGCAGTTTGGAATCAACCTCACCGAGCGCGCCCGCATGGGCAAGCTCGATCCGGTCATCGGTCGCGACGCCGAAATTCGTCGCATCAGCCAGGTGCTCACTCGACGCACGAAGAACAATCCCGTGCTGATCGGCGAGCCCGGTGTCGGTAAGACGGCCGTCGTCGAGGGTCTCGCTCAGCGCATCGTGGCCGGCGACGTTGCGGAGAGCCTGAAAGACAAAGAGCTCATCACTCTCGATATCTCCGCGCTCGTGGCGGGAGCTATGTACCGCGGGCAGTTCGAAGAGCGTCTCAAGAGCGTGCTGCAGGAGATTACCGAGTCGGATGGCAAAGTGATCACGTTCATCGATGAACTCCACGTCCTCATGGGCGCCGGTGGCGGTGAAGGGTCGGTCGCGGCATCCAACATGCTGAAGCCCATGCTCGCGCGCGGTGAGTTGCGCCTCATCGGTGCCACCACACTCAACGAGTACCGCGAATTCATCGAGAAAGACGCCGCCCTCGAGCGCCGCTTTCAACAGGTGTACGTGGGTGAGCCCACTGTCGAAGACACCGTTGCGATTCTCCGTGGGCTCAAAGAACGCTACGAGGCTCACCATAAAGTGGCTATCGCCGACGCGGCACTAATTGCCGCGGCATCCCTTTCGCACCGGTACATTCCCTCGCGGCAACTGCCCGACAAAGCCATCGACCTCATCGATGAGGCGGCTTCACGACTGCGTATGGAGATCGACTCAGCACCGCTCGAGATCGACGAACTGCGCCGTCACGTTGATCGTCTGAAGCTCGAAGAACTCGCCCTCAAACGCGAAAAAGATGCCGCCTCGAAAGAACGGTTGACGAAGCTTCGTGTCGATCTCGCCGCCGAAGAAGAGCGCCTTTCGGCGCTTGCCGAGCGCTGGGAACACGAGCGGTCGTCGCTCAACCGCGTCGGTGAACTGAAGACTCGGCTGGATGCTGCCCGTGTCGATGCCGAGCGCGCGCAGCGCGAAGGAAACCTCGAGCGCGCATCACGGCTGCTTTACGCCGAGATTCCGGCGCTCGAGCGTGAACTCGCTGTTGTGGAATCGGCGGAAGGCACAACGGATCGGATGGTCAACGACCAAGTGACCGATGAGGACATCGCCTCGGTCATCGCCGCCTGGACCGGAATTCCCGTGGGGCGCCTCCTGCAGGGTGAGACGGAGAAGCTGATTCATCTCGAGGCGGAACTCGGCAAGCGACTGATTGGTCAGAAAGCCGCCGTCAAGGCTGTTGCGGATGCCGTGCGCCGCTCCCGCGCGGGGATCAGTGACCCGAACCGCCCGACGGGTTCGTTCCTCTTCCTCGGGCCGACCGGTGTTGGTAAGACGGAGCTCGCGAAAGCACTCGCCAACTTCCTCTTCGATGACGAGCACGCGATGGTGCGGATCGACATGTCGGAGTACGGCGAAAAGCACTCGGTGTCGCGCCTCGTTGGGGCCCCTCCCGGTTACGTCGGTTACGAGCAGGGCGGTCAGCTCACCGAGGCTGTGCGGCGTCGCCCGTACAGCGTTGTTCTGCTCGATGAGGTCGAGAAGGCTCACCCTGAAGTGTTCGATGTGCTGCTGCAGGTCATGGACGATGGCCGACTGACAGACGGGCAGGGGCGCACTGTCGATTTCAAAAACGTCATCTTGATCTTGACGTCGAATATCGGCTCGCCAATTCTGATCGACCCGACACTGTCGGCCGAGCAGAAAGAGCAGCAAGTTCAGGCGCTCGTGCGTCAAGCTTTCAAGCCGGAGTTCGTGAATCGACTCGACGACATCGTGGTGTTCCAGACGCTGACCGAAGATGACCTCGCGCAGATTGTCGAACTCACAGTCGACGCGCTGCAGCAGCGCCTGACCGAGCGGCGGTTGACGCTCGCCGTAACTCCCGACGCGCGCACGTGGCTCGCGGAGCGGGGCTACGACCCGATTTATGGGGCGCGGCCGCTCCGCCGCCTGATCCAGTCGGAGATTCAAGACCGCCTCGCCATGGCGATTCTCTCTGGCGGTGTGCGAGATGGCGACGTCGTGCGAGTCGACATCGATGCCACCGGCTCACAGCTCGTGCTCACGAGCGAGGGGCCGGCACGCGCGGAACAGAAGAACGATGAGGGTGACGAGTCGTACGAGTGA